The following are encoded together in the Adhaeribacter arboris genome:
- a CDS encoding PAS domain-containing protein, protein MLDSTAQPNASYQSLGAVFPLEELLPTLLEVSLTGVIFFKPVYNADASEIIDLAYVMLNKAAQRMLQLPERPSQTFLQLYPHAQNTGIFAFYRDTYLAGKLDRYDVNYQYDGLDNFFQLVAQRSGEGLVVSFSDTSDHDRTAVEQALRESQAREKAAYAEADLQREQLHNTFMQAPAMICIFEGPRHVFKLVNPAYQQLVGNRPLLGKPIAEAMPELVGQPIFGLLDKVYQTGETFQAHEMLVQLDHNNSGGDLGQNYYNFIYQPTRNLAGAIDGILVFAYEVTAQVRARRQVEYSHQHVQELNEELQAVNEELQTTNEELVATNEEYYNNYAELLDTQEALQQLNQKLEHRVNQRTRALQLAQAETEEQKQRLERLFMQAPAAICILNGPDLVYELVNPSYQKMFPGRQLLGKPLLKALPELANQPAWHSLQQVYNTGETHEEYSILIPVALYENGPLEDRYFNYIQQARFDEQGRVDGILVFAFEITDQVKARQQADALQAEVLARTLQLARERETFYQVFEQTPACIALLRGPEHRVEYYNQAYQQLFPGRSMRGRTIAEMQPESVEQGFVALLDSVYQTGETFYGNELLLAIEQEAGMPPQDIYFNFTYQAYRENEQIVGISVFAYDVTEQVLARREADQQRELLHTLFMEAPAPIVILDGPELVFQLVNPAYQQIFPGRTLLGKSLIEALPELESTPIVNILNNIYQTGETFVARELPLRLARHQGGPLEDIYFTFTYQARRNAAGAVDGVIAFAYEVTDQVKARQAIEANAQQLRLITDALPVLISYLDREEKYRFVNLAYEAWFHQKPENLIGRSAKEVVGEEAYLNIKKYIERALAGERLDFEARMPYRENFTKYIHTSYVPDVRDGEVLGFYTMVSDVTTQVEAQKVIQESEQQAKALAEDLARANEELRQANHLLTRTNIDLDNFIYTASHDLKAPILNIEGLMEALLDHLPPASLQEPTIQRTMDLILDSVQRFKRTIDHLTEITKLQKENNPEALPVNVVDLLKAVQLDLAPVIQATKAQIDISVNLCPTIRFSEKNLRSIVYNLLSNAIKYHSPNRLPKVRVFCTRTESFQILSVQDNGLGIDLAQEHKLFAMFKRLHNHVEGTGIGLYMVKKIIENAGGKITVESKIDEGATFHVHFPLNC, encoded by the coding sequence ATGCTTGATTCCACCGCCCAGCCCAATGCATCTTATCAAAGTTTAGGAGCTGTCTTTCCGCTCGAAGAATTACTTCCTACCTTATTAGAGGTATCTTTAACCGGAGTCATTTTCTTTAAACCAGTTTATAACGCAGATGCTTCTGAAATTATCGATCTGGCGTACGTGATGCTAAACAAGGCAGCTCAGCGCATGCTGCAATTACCCGAACGTCCTAGCCAAACTTTTCTTCAATTATACCCCCATGCGCAAAACACCGGCATTTTTGCTTTTTACCGGGATACTTACTTAGCCGGTAAACTAGATCGCTACGATGTAAATTACCAGTACGACGGGCTCGACAATTTTTTTCAACTAGTAGCACAACGCAGCGGGGAAGGCTTGGTGGTGAGTTTTTCCGATACTTCTGACCATGACCGCACGGCCGTGGAACAAGCCTTGCGCGAAAGTCAGGCGCGCGAAAAAGCGGCCTATGCCGAAGCCGATTTGCAACGGGAACAACTGCATAATACTTTTATGCAAGCCCCGGCCATGATTTGCATTTTTGAAGGTCCCCGGCACGTATTTAAACTGGTAAATCCGGCTTATCAGCAACTCGTGGGTAATCGGCCATTACTGGGCAAACCCATTGCGGAAGCCATGCCGGAACTGGTAGGACAACCTATTTTCGGGCTATTAGATAAAGTGTACCAAACCGGCGAGACCTTCCAAGCCCACGAAATGCTGGTTCAGCTCGACCACAACAATTCGGGCGGCGACTTGGGTCAGAATTATTACAATTTTATTTACCAACCCACACGCAACTTAGCAGGGGCTATTGATGGTATTCTGGTGTTTGCCTACGAAGTAACCGCCCAGGTTCGGGCCCGGCGGCAGGTAGAGTATAGCCACCAGCATGTGCAGGAATTAAACGAAGAATTACAGGCCGTTAACGAAGAACTGCAAACCACCAACGAAGAATTAGTTGCTACCAACGAAGAATATTATAATAATTACGCCGAATTACTCGATACGCAGGAAGCGCTGCAACAATTAAATCAGAAATTAGAGCACCGGGTAAATCAACGCACCCGCGCTTTGCAACTTGCCCAGGCCGAAACCGAAGAACAAAAACAGCGGTTGGAACGGTTATTTATGCAGGCTCCGGCCGCTATTTGCATTTTAAACGGTCCGGACTTGGTGTATGAGTTGGTGAACCCAAGCTATCAGAAGATGTTTCCCGGCCGCCAATTATTAGGCAAGCCGCTCCTGAAAGCCTTGCCGGAGCTTGCCAACCAACCTGCGTGGCATAGCTTGCAACAGGTATATAATACCGGCGAAACGCACGAAGAATACAGCATACTAATACCGGTTGCTCTCTACGAAAATGGTCCGCTGGAGGATCGTTATTTCAACTACATTCAACAAGCCCGTTTCGATGAACAAGGTCGGGTGGATGGTATTTTGGTGTTTGCCTTTGAAATAACCGACCAAGTAAAAGCCCGTCAACAAGCGGATGCTTTACAAGCTGAGGTTTTGGCTCGCACCCTGCAACTCGCTCGGGAACGGGAAACTTTCTACCAGGTATTTGAGCAAACTCCCGCCTGCATTGCCTTGTTGCGCGGGCCAGAACACCGGGTAGAGTATTACAACCAAGCTTATCAGCAGCTTTTTCCGGGTCGCTCCATGCGTGGCCGCACCATTGCCGAAATGCAGCCGGAGTCCGTTGAGCAAGGCTTCGTAGCTTTGCTGGATAGCGTTTATCAAACCGGGGAAACTTTTTATGGTAACGAACTATTGCTCGCCATTGAGCAGGAAGCAGGGATGCCGCCCCAAGACATCTATTTTAACTTTACTTACCAAGCTTACCGGGAGAATGAACAAATTGTAGGTATATCTGTCTTTGCCTACGATGTAACAGAACAGGTACTTGCCCGCCGGGAAGCCGACCAGCAACGCGAACTATTGCACACTTTATTTATGGAGGCACCGGCCCCTATTGTTATTCTGGACGGGCCGGAACTGGTTTTTCAATTAGTGAATCCGGCTTATCAGCAGATATTTCCGGGCAGAACGCTATTGGGTAAATCTTTAATAGAGGCACTTCCCGAGTTAGAGAGCACACCCATTGTCAATATTTTAAACAATATTTACCAAACCGGGGAAACTTTTGTAGCCCGGGAACTACCGCTCCGGTTGGCTCGTCACCAAGGAGGCCCCTTAGAAGATATTTATTTTACGTTTACGTACCAGGCTCGCCGCAACGCAGCTGGAGCGGTGGATGGAGTTATTGCTTTTGCTTACGAAGTAACGGACCAGGTAAAAGCCCGCCAAGCCATTGAAGCCAACGCGCAGCAACTACGCCTGATTACCGATGCTTTGCCGGTGTTAATTAGTTACTTGGACCGGGAAGAAAAATATCGTTTTGTTAACCTGGCCTATGAAGCCTGGTTTCACCAGAAGCCAGAAAATTTAATCGGCCGCTCCGCGAAGGAAGTAGTTGGCGAAGAAGCTTATTTGAATATAAAAAAGTACATAGAGCGGGCTTTAGCCGGAGAACGCTTAGACTTTGAAGCCCGTATGCCATACCGGGAGAATTTTACCAAATACATACATACCAGTTATGTGCCGGATGTTCGGGATGGTGAAGTTTTAGGATTTTATACCATGGTTTCGGATGTTACCACTCAGGTTGAAGCTCAAAAAGTAATCCAGGAAAGCGAGCAGCAAGCCAAAGCCTTGGCCGAAGATTTAGCCCGCGCCAACGAAGAACTACGGCAAGCCAACCACCTGCTCACACGAACAAACATAGATTTAGACAATTTTATTTACACCGCCTCGCACGACTTAAAAGCGCCTATCCTTAACATTGAAGGCTTAATGGAAGCCTTGCTGGACCACTTACCACCCGCCAGTTTGCAGGAACCTACTATCCAGCGCACTATGGACTTAATTTTAGATTCGGTTCAGCGGTTTAAACGTACCATTGATCATTTAACCGAAATCACCAAACTACAAAAAGAAAACAATCCAGAAGCTTTGCCGGTAAACGTGGTAGATTTATTAAAAGCAGTACAGTTAGACTTAGCCCCGGTTATTCAGGCAACAAAGGCGCAAATTGACATTAGCGTAAATCTTTGCCCTACTATTCGTTTCTCCGAAAAAAATCTGCGCAGTATTGTTTACAATTTACTTTCGAACGCTATTAAATACCACTCGCCCAACCGGTTGCCAAAAGTTCGGGTATTTTGTACCCGCACCGAAAGCTTTCAAATATTGTCGGTACAGGATAACGGTTTAGGAATAGATTTAGCTCAGGAACACAAGCTATTTGCCATGTTTAAGCGGCTGCACAACCACGTAGAAGGCACCGGCATTGGGTTATACATGGTAAAGAAAATTATTGAAAATGCCGGGGGTAAAATAACGGTGGAAAGTAAAATAGACGAAGGGGCAACTTTTCACGTACATTTTCCGCTTAATTGTTAA
- a CDS encoding RNA polymerase sigma factor: MQTILHPHPVTNWRQSLIADREKTLEKIYARAYPMVLHYVKQHGGYPEDAQDLVQEALIIFYEKIMLEELTLTASVTTYLMGICKNLWRRELEKRQRREEWNIEKTDVAEEVNSPEPDSPTLELIYFVEQLGNKCRDILVAFYYFGQPMPAIAQQHEYRSVHSASVQKFKCLERLRKSLAALTVHHFR, encoded by the coding sequence ATGCAGACGATACTTCATCCCCACCCGGTTACCAATTGGCGACAATCTTTAATCGCTGACCGGGAAAAAACGCTCGAAAAGATTTACGCCCGGGCTTACCCCATGGTACTGCATTATGTAAAACAACACGGCGGTTACCCCGAAGATGCCCAGGATTTAGTGCAGGAAGCGCTAATAATTTTCTACGAGAAAATAATGCTGGAAGAGCTTACGCTCACGGCTTCGGTAACTACCTACTTAATGGGAATTTGCAAAAACCTGTGGCGCCGCGAACTGGAAAAACGCCAACGTCGGGAGGAATGGAATATAGAAAAAACGGACGTAGCCGAAGAAGTTAACTCCCCTGAGCCAGACTCTCCCACCCTGGAATTAATTTATTTTGTGGAGCAACTCGGGAATAAATGCCGGGATATTTTAGTGGCTTTTTATTATTTTGGGCAACCTATGCCGGCTATTGCGCAACAGCACGAATACCGCAGCGTACACAGCGCCAGCGTGCAAAAATTTAAATGCCTGGAACGCCTGCGGAAATCACTGGCTGCTTTAACGGTTCATCATTTTAGATAA
- a CDS encoding response regulator, with protein MNKIACTLLVDDDETANYLNELLFKRLAVTEKLLVARNGLEALTVISQNCPSKSCPALILLDINMPIMDGFEFLSAYQQLDLDQKQSIVIIMLTTSLNPRDLEKVQQANIAGIINKPLTKKALLDIMDQHFS; from the coding sequence ATGAATAAAATTGCCTGCACGTTACTGGTAGATGACGATGAAACGGCCAACTACCTGAATGAATTGCTTTTTAAAAGATTAGCGGTAACCGAAAAATTGTTGGTAGCTCGTAACGGTTTAGAAGCGCTCACGGTAATTTCACAGAACTGCCCGAGTAAAAGTTGTCCCGCCCTTATTCTTTTAGATATCAATATGCCCATCATGGATGGGTTTGAGTTTCTCAGCGCTTACCAACAACTAGATCTTGACCAAAAACAGTCTATTGTCATTATTATGTTAACTACTTCGCTTAACCCGCGCGACCTGGAAAAAGTGCAGCAAGCCAACATTGCGGGAATAATAAATAAACCGCTTACTAAAAAAGCTTTACTCGACATCATGGACCAACATTTTAGTTAG
- a CDS encoding STAS domain-containing protein, protein MESQTAASLKKNKKQLLETWMQNQLADNTLRDDLISNEDLNAQSENLLTALLKALGTGSLEIESEQFQPVTDILSELSITRARQGFSPRETSMFVLSLKKAFYEILEKELRDNPKLLYQESVEINNLLDGLSIITMETFIKGREEVILRQTDEISEISTPVIRVWEGILALPIIGTLDSARTQVVMENLLEKIVETGSRIAILDISGVPAVDSLVAQHLIKTVSATRLMGAECIISGIRAEIAQTIVHLGIDLSNISTKASLASALKLAFSMLNIEVRRTNNKF, encoded by the coding sequence ATGGAATCCCAAACGGCTGCCTCTCTTAAAAAGAATAAAAAGCAACTATTGGAAACCTGGATGCAAAACCAGCTAGCAGATAACACGTTGCGCGATGATCTTATCTCGAATGAAGATCTGAATGCACAATCCGAAAATTTACTAACGGCTTTATTAAAGGCATTAGGCACAGGATCCTTAGAAATTGAGTCCGAGCAGTTTCAGCCGGTTACGGATATTTTAAGTGAACTTTCGATTACGCGCGCCCGCCAAGGTTTCTCGCCGCGGGAAACCAGTATGTTTGTGCTTAGCCTGAAAAAAGCATTTTATGAAATTCTGGAAAAAGAGTTACGGGATAATCCGAAGTTGCTTTACCAGGAATCGGTTGAGATAAATAATTTGCTGGATGGTTTAAGTATCATCACCATGGAAACCTTTATAAAAGGTCGGGAAGAGGTTATTTTACGGCAAACCGATGAGATAAGTGAAATATCAACTCCGGTCATTCGGGTATGGGAAGGTATTTTGGCTTTGCCCATTATTGGTACCTTAGATAGCGCCCGTACGCAGGTAGTAATGGAAAATTTACTCGAGAAAATTGTAGAAACGGGTAGCCGCATTGCTATTTTAGATATTTCGGGAGTGCCCGCCGTGGATTCTTTAGTAGCGCAACATCTAATTAAAACCGTGAGTGCAACTCGCCTGATGGGGGCCGAATGTATTATTAGTGGCATTCGCGCCGAAATTGCTCAAACAATTGTTCATTTGGGCATTGATCTTTCTAACATTTCCACTAAAGCTTCTTTAGCCAGTGCGCTTAAATTAGCCTTTAGTATGCTCAACATCGAAGTACGCCGCACCAATAATAAGTTTTAA
- a CDS encoding ClpP family protease, whose protein sequence is MYPADYNKKEFRRFAVRGLNVNGLAFDQYVPTIENMTRSVIEERPVNFREVDVFSRLMADRIVFLGTAVDDNIANIIVAQLLFLESVDAKKDILLYINSPGGSVYAGLGIYDTMQYIRPDVATICTGLAASMGSVLLCGGAKNKRSALPHARIMMHQPSSGAQGPASDIEISARQILKMRQELYEIIAAHSGKSYQEIHDASDRDYWLKADEAKEYGLIDEILVREKYQ, encoded by the coding sequence ATGTATCCCGCAGATTATAACAAGAAAGAATTCCGTCGGTTTGCCGTGCGGGGTTTAAATGTAAATGGTTTAGCATTTGATCAATACGTTCCTACCATCGAGAACATGACTCGTTCGGTAATCGAGGAAAGGCCGGTAAATTTCCGGGAAGTAGACGTTTTTTCGCGGCTCATGGCCGATAGAATCGTGTTTTTAGGTACGGCGGTAGATGATAATATTGCGAACATTATTGTGGCCCAATTGCTTTTCCTGGAATCGGTTGACGCTAAAAAAGATATCTTACTCTACATTAACAGCCCGGGTGGCTCGGTTTATGCCGGTTTAGGTATTTACGACACCATGCAGTATATCCGGCCCGATGTGGCTACCATTTGCACGGGTTTAGCGGCTTCAATGGGCTCGGTATTATTGTGCGGCGGCGCGAAAAACAAACGCTCCGCTTTGCCCCACGCCCGGATTATGATGCACCAACCTTCGAGCGGCGCGCAAGGTCCCGCTTCGGATATTGAAATCTCGGCCCGCCAAATTTTAAAAATGCGGCAGGAATTATACGAGATTATAGCCGCGCACAGCGGCAAATCTTACCAGGAAATCCATGATGCCTCCGACCGCGATTACTGGTTAAAAGCCGATGAAGCCAAAGAGTACGGCCTCATTGATGAAATATTAGTAAGAGAGAAGTATCAGTAA
- a CDS encoding STAS domain-containing protein — protein MDRIPILRMGGFLLVTIQVDLYDRLALTLENDLMAMVSKMEARGVLIDISAVSIVDSFMGRILGNIASMSRIMDAETVVVGMQPAVAITLVELGLTLAGVHTALNVEMGMELLRKKIGPIPDNEEDLYDDII, from the coding sequence ATGGATAGAATACCAATTCTGCGCATGGGTGGGTTTTTGCTCGTTACCATTCAGGTAGATTTATATGACCGTTTAGCGCTTACCTTAGAAAATGATTTAATGGCAATGGTGAGCAAGATGGAAGCCCGCGGCGTGTTAATTGATATTTCGGCGGTGAGTATTGTTGATTCTTTTATGGGCCGCATCCTGGGCAATATTGCTTCCATGTCCCGAATTATGGACGCGGAAACCGTTGTCGTGGGTATGCAGCCGGCGGTAGCCATTACGCTGGTGGAGTTAGGCCTCACCTTGGCGGGGGTACACACCGCCTTAAATGTAGAGATGGGAATGGAACTTCTTCGTAAAAAAATTGGGCCGATACCAGATAACGAGGAAGATCTATATGATGATATTATCTAA
- a CDS encoding sensor histidine kinase gives MKKDIIKIKIENELDVVLSYKRSLQLAQFCGLPLASQTKFATAVSEICRNVLEHVGHGQIAFNIVEKDNSSCLEALVSDRGRGITNLEQLLDQNYQPLSNKGWGIYNSKKLVQLFIESTGEKGTQVKLHKAIPPNQPPISKAVIQGWIDYFTHDTSISPYAEIKHQNMQLLELLDQLRQKNLEVEEQLQEIKNLNIQLEASNQEIHLLLQERNKVNEKLTTINQELDKFAYTVSHDLKSPLFNIFSLASVLEEEVQANNLSDLATPVSMLKEQAQVMEKFISDVLEYSTAGRYNVAQSKVNLNALINKILLFLAVPTHFEVEVASDLPTLLTEEIYLQQVFSNLISNAIKYNDKPKGRIQISCHPEDGSLHFSVTDNGPGIPLHDQENIFKPYQTGSKHRNTSTGLGLSIVSKIIESKQKAFWVESNGTNGTIFHFTWPLEEVVN, from the coding sequence ATGAAAAAGGACATTATTAAAATAAAAATTGAAAACGAGTTAGACGTAGTATTGTCCTATAAACGGTCGTTGCAATTGGCGCAATTCTGTGGCTTGCCCTTGGCCAGTCAAACAAAGTTTGCTACCGCCGTTTCCGAAATTTGCCGCAATGTGCTGGAACACGTGGGGCACGGGCAAATTGCTTTTAATATCGTGGAAAAAGATAATAGTTCTTGTCTGGAAGCCTTAGTTAGCGATCGCGGTCGGGGAATTACTAACTTAGAACAATTACTGGATCAAAATTATCAGCCATTATCCAATAAAGGTTGGGGAATTTATAATTCTAAGAAGCTGGTACAGTTATTTATCGAAAGCACCGGTGAAAAAGGAACGCAGGTAAAGTTACACAAAGCGATCCCGCCTAATCAACCGCCCATTAGTAAGGCCGTTATTCAAGGTTGGATAGACTATTTTACCCATGATACGAGCATTTCGCCTTACGCCGAAATCAAACACCAAAACATGCAATTATTGGAGTTGCTGGACCAATTACGACAAAAGAATCTGGAAGTAGAAGAGCAATTACAAGAAATTAAAAATTTAAATATTCAACTAGAAGCTTCCAACCAGGAGATTCATCTTTTGTTACAAGAGCGAAATAAAGTCAACGAAAAACTCACCACCATTAATCAGGAGTTAGACAAATTTGCGTATACTGTTTCGCATGATTTAAAATCTCCTTTGTTCAATATTTTTTCGTTAGCTAGTGTTCTGGAAGAAGAGGTGCAAGCCAACAACCTTTCGGATTTAGCTACGCCCGTTAGTATGCTGAAGGAGCAAGCACAGGTAATGGAAAAGTTTATTTCTGATGTATTAGAATACTCAACGGCCGGCCGTTATAATGTTGCCCAAAGTAAGGTGAACTTAAATGCATTAATAAACAAAATTTTACTTTTTTTAGCGGTTCCCACCCATTTTGAAGTGGAAGTAGCCTCCGATCTTCCCACGCTACTCACCGAAGAAATTTACTTGCAACAGGTATTTAGTAATCTTATTAGCAATGCTATTAAGTATAACGACAAACCAAAAGGCCGCATACAAATAAGCTGCCATCCGGAAGATGGGAGTTTGCACTTTTCTGTTACGGATAATGGTCCGGGAATCCCCTTGCATGATCAGGAGAATATTTTTAAACCTTATCAAACCGGAAGTAAACACCGCAATACCAGTACGGGTTTGGGCCTATCAATTGTGAGTAAAATCATTGAATCAAAGCAAAAAGCTTTTTGGGTAGAATCAAACGGAACAAACGGTACTATTTTTCATTTTACCTGGCCCCTAGAAGAAGTAGTTAATTAA
- a CDS encoding anti-sigma regulatory factor, with translation MMILSKENFEIKREPDVILFRNRAKESAAKIGMSLVGQTKLITAASELVRNMLRYANGGTGIIEVVMNNNKKGIRLTFADTGPGIKDVKLALQDGFSTGKSLGLGLPGAKRLSNEFNIQSEPGKGTTVTIIRWKDGL, from the coding sequence ATGATGATATTATCTAAGGAAAATTTTGAGATTAAACGGGAACCAGACGTTATTTTGTTTCGCAATCGGGCTAAAGAATCAGCCGCAAAAATAGGAATGAGTCTGGTAGGGCAAACTAAATTGATTACTGCCGCCAGCGAACTCGTGCGCAACATGCTGCGCTATGCCAATGGGGGCACGGGTATTATTGAAGTAGTAATGAATAATAATAAAAAAGGAATCCGGCTGACGTTTGCTGATACAGGACCGGGCATTAAAGATGTAAAACTGGCGCTACAAGATGGCTTTTCTACGGGTAAAAGTTTGGGTTTAGGTTTACCGGGGGCCAAACGGCTTTCGAACGAATTTAACATCCAAAGCGAGCCGGGCAAAGGTACCACCGTAACCATTATACGCTGGAAAGATGGACTATAA
- a CDS encoding ATP-binding protein, producing MDYNQHLRFELVDRSFLNIVKRDIAKLAENYGHSETEIGKINIIVAEMASNLLKHTPSGGEILVKPLAKENQITGIEILSLDNGPGMSHPQQMLEDGVSTHGSSGEGLGAIKRLSDEFDLYSTKESGTVLLTRLYKKNYKPKISQRSKFQISAVMVAKPGETVCGDGWMKIEQNDCCCLLIVDGLGHGENAHQATKEAIAAFQNQVCASPAHGLRQIHADITRTRGGVMNLAVINPAENAFTYCGIGNIAGRLISAEGSKSIISYNGIVGHNIPNTLHDHHLPWNNSYVFVLHSDGLKSRWELARHPDLLKHDPSVIAAVLYKEGTRKTDDTLVIVGKTRS from the coding sequence ATGGACTATAACCAGCATTTGCGGTTCGAACTTGTAGACCGCAGTTTTTTGAATATTGTTAAACGGGATATTGCCAAACTCGCCGAGAATTACGGTCATTCCGAAACGGAAATTGGTAAAATAAACATCATCGTGGCCGAAATGGCTTCTAATCTGCTAAAACATACTCCCTCCGGCGGTGAAATTCTGGTAAAGCCGCTGGCCAAAGAAAACCAGATTACCGGTATCGAAATTTTAAGCCTGGATAATGGGCCCGGCATGAGCCACCCGCAGCAAATGCTGGAAGATGGCGTTTCTACGCACGGTTCCAGCGGCGAAGGATTAGGCGCCATTAAACGTTTATCCGATGAGTTTGATTTGTATTCTACGAAAGAGTCCGGTACGGTTTTACTAACGCGTTTGTACAAAAAGAATTATAAGCCTAAAATTAGCCAACGCAGTAAGTTTCAGATTTCGGCGGTAATGGTAGCGAAGCCCGGGGAAACCGTGTGCGGCGACGGCTGGATGAAAATAGAGCAAAATGATTGTTGCTGCTTATTAATTGTGGACGGCTTAGGGCACGGCGAAAATGCCCATCAAGCAACTAAAGAAGCCATAGCGGCCTTTCAAAATCAAGTTTGTGCTTCACCGGCCCACGGTTTGCGCCAGATTCACGCGGATATTACGAGAACCCGCGGGGGGGTCATGAACTTGGCCGTGATTAACCCCGCCGAAAACGCTTTTACCTACTGCGGCATCGGCAATATAGCCGGCCGTCTTATTTCCGCGGAGGGCAGCAAGAGCATCATTTCGTATAACGGAATTGTTGGTCATAATATTCCGAATACCCTCCACGATCACCATTTGCCCTGGAATAATTCGTACGTATTTGTTCTTCATTCGGATGGATTAAAGAGTCGTTGGGAGCTTGCCCGGCATCCGGACTTACTGAAACATGACCCTAGTGTAATTGCAGCGGTGCTTTATAAAGAAGGAACCCGTAAAACCGATGATACTTTAGTAATTGTTGGCAAAACCCGAAGTTAA
- a CDS encoding sulfurtransferase, which yields MTPVIHPSELILLQQNPELVLIDARTGPEVKAKYQARHLQGARLVDLEQELSQKKAVAAEGGRHPLPDVSFFAEVLGRLGIGPESYVVVYDDKNGANAAARFWWMLKAAGHEKVQVLNGGFEAAIAAGYPTSSAPEDTAFAREAYPVKTWQLPTATLSDVEKATQSSDYLVIDVRESERYRGEREPIDLVAGHIPGAVNIPFSTNLDQNGFYLPAEELKAKYSEALAHKNANQVIVHCGSGVTACHTLVAMAQAGLEIPQLYVGSWSEWSRNDKPIATEV from the coding sequence ATGACGCCCGTTATTCACCCATCGGAATTAATTTTACTACAGCAAAACCCGGAATTGGTGCTGATAGATGCCCGGACCGGGCCGGAAGTAAAAGCAAAATACCAGGCCCGGCATTTGCAAGGTGCCCGCTTGGTAGACCTAGAGCAAGAGCTTTCGCAGAAAAAGGCCGTTGCGGCCGAAGGTGGCCGCCATCCTCTACCCGACGTAAGTTTTTTTGCCGAAGTTTTGGGCCGGTTAGGAATTGGGCCGGAAAGCTACGTGGTGGTGTACGACGATAAAAATGGCGCCAATGCCGCCGCGCGGTTCTGGTGGATGCTAAAAGCCGCGGGTCACGAAAAAGTACAAGTTTTAAATGGCGGCTTTGAAGCAGCCATTGCGGCTGGCTATCCTACTAGTAGTGCACCGGAAGATACAGCCTTTGCCCGGGAAGCTTATCCCGTTAAAACCTGGCAATTACCAACGGCTACTTTAAGCGACGTAGAAAAAGCGACTCAAAGTTCGGATTATCTGGTAATAGATGTGCGGGAATCGGAGCGCTACCGCGGCGAAAGAGAACCGATTGATTTAGTGGCGGGCCATATTCCGGGGGCCGTAAATATTCCGTTTAGTACCAATTTAGACCAAAACGGCTTTTATTTGCCCGCTGAAGAACTCAAAGCAAAGTATTCGGAAGCACTCGCCCATAAAAATGCTAACCAGGTAATTGTACACTGCGGTTCCGGAGTTACGGCTTGTCATACTCTAGTTGCCATGGCGCAGGCCGGCTTAGAAATACCTCAATTATACGTTGGCTCCTGGAGTGAGTGGTCAAGGAATGATAAACCCATTGCCACCGAAGTTTAA